Proteins from a genomic interval of Cytophagia bacterium CHB2:
- a CDS encoding tetratricopeptide repeat protein, which produces MRKSDDRFAEAERLWEDGEFEKAMAVYNQILSDETIPKMARAIVCEYIGRLHVGMGNIATAEEYLTAAVKMNPDGVEHHVQLANCLCLASRQEDAWELIHQLYRRFPEHPAAMHYMGKMLDERGDHERGFELMKQAIKLDPMNERFLADLSFAYMMRGNAGAAMICSEEAMSLNPNDEVVQFIHEVATEFEKQESEKQKSPAPRTQWRKRRNPSQKASRPGV; this is translated from the coding sequence ATGCGGAAAAGTGATGATCGTTTTGCCGAGGCTGAACGACTGTGGGAAGACGGGGAATTTGAAAAAGCCATGGCGGTGTACAACCAGATCCTCTCCGACGAAACCATCCCGAAAATGGCGCGCGCCATCGTGTGCGAGTATATCGGGCGCCTGCACGTCGGCATGGGCAACATCGCCACCGCGGAAGAGTATTTGACCGCCGCGGTGAAAATGAATCCCGACGGGGTGGAACATCACGTGCAATTGGCGAATTGCCTGTGCCTCGCCAGCCGGCAGGAAGATGCCTGGGAATTGATTCATCAGCTTTACCGCCGCTTTCCGGAGCATCCCGCAGCCATGCACTACATGGGCAAAATGCTCGATGAACGCGGCGATCATGAGCGCGGCTTCGAACTGATGAAGCAGGCGATCAAACTGGATCCCATGAACGAACGCTTTCTCGCGGATTTGTCGTTTGCCTACATGATGCGCGGCAATGCGGGCGCGGCCATGATTTGCAGCGAAGAAGCCATGTCGCTCAACCCGAACGATGAAGTCGTGCAGTTCATCCACGAAGTTGCAACGGAATTCGAAAAACAGGAAAGCGAAAAACAAAAATCGCCGGCGCCCCGCACGCAATGGCGCAAACGTCGCAACCCCAGCCAGAAGGCCTCCCGCCCGGGCGTTTAG
- a CDS encoding DUF433 domain-containing protein, translating into MSIDPNVCHGQACIKGNRIPVHQIILMLTNGDTIEALLEAYPSITCEDILACLEYAGTLAEKQLTPIEAFVS; encoded by the coding sequence ATCTCTATTGATCCCAATGTATGTCATGGCCAAGCCTGTATCAAAGGTAATCGTATTCCAGTACATCAAATAATTTTGATGCTTACAAACGGTGACACAATTGAGGCGCTACTCGAGGCCTATCCATCAATAACGTGTGAAGACATACTCGCTTGCCTGGAGTATGCTGGTACACTGGCAGAAAAACAACTCACACCGATTGAGGCGTTTGTAAGTTAG